The Hordeum vulgare subsp. vulgare chromosome 4H, MorexV3_pseudomolecules_assembly, whole genome shotgun sequence genomic interval AGCAGACTAGCATAATGATTTGCTTGGTGGGAATAAAATCTCTTGAGTGCTGTTTGCTAGAGCTATTGGGCGCAATGTAATCTACTTTACTCAATTATCACTTGAACAGACAACACACCGTAAACAAGATGAGATGGGTGCAACGTAGTCTCCCTTACTCAATTATCCACTTGGTTAACATAAAATGGCAGGCTTAAAGGTCAAGATTTTAAATCAAGGCATCACAAAAATTACTTGTTTGATGTGCCCATAACTAACTGTTCCACCATAAGTACAACAAGCCTAATCATCATACCAACTTGTGCAGTTGTATGAGTTAGAACATTAAGCTGTTTAGAGTCATCAaaagatatactccctccatccctcaATACGTGGCGCACATGAAAAATAGTTATAAGAAATTGGTATGTTGTGAAAATTGCTAGAACTGTACTTGTCTTTGTTCCCGCCCTCTCCTAAATACACCATCTGACAGGAGTCGTTACTCGGAAATTGCTTTGTTCCACCAAACAGAGAGCAAAACAATGCAACCCTTTTACGATGCTAGGTAGATACGTAgtgctccctccgtaaactaatataagagtgttatgctcttatattagtttacagagggagtacaattcAGAGTATATCCAGAAACATTTAAATCTACACATCCAATATACAGTACTACTGATGTCTTACTTGTGCATGCAGTACTTGTACTCATGGCCGCGGACATAGTCCAACTCCCCTTCCTCGAGCTGCCACAACCACAACGCAGTAAAAAAAAATCGCTTCAGAAATCAAAGCAAACATCAGAGAAACAGCCTTCCACATCGTGCCCTCCACTCACCGGATCGCCGCCGTATATGAGGTTGTAGCACTCCGGCGAGAGGCAGCGCAGCACGCAGTTCTCCTTCTCCACGGTGGACGACCTGCACGCGAATCCCCACAGCCCGCTGCGCGGAGCAAAGAGAAACAACACATCAGATGCATTCCCGTCGAACGCGGGCAGCATACACGGCGGCCACGTACTTCTCGACGTCGGTGTAGCAGGCGGCCTTGTTCTCGCGGATCTCCTTGTCCTGCGACGCGGGACTGCAAGGGTGAGACGGGTGGATGGCAGGGAGAAGCGTGGGGAGAGGTCAGGCGAGGTGACGTACGGTGATGGGGCGGCCAGAGgacttggcggcggcggcggtggggacgacgaggagggcgaggaggagcaggaggcagCTGCAGGCGGCGGGGATCCGCCGCCGCTGAATCCGGTGGAGCGGTGGACGCGGACGCATGGCGGGCGATGCTGATGGATCCGGTCGGCAGCGGTAGCGACCGGTGAGACGAAGGCGGTGGTGTCTGTCTCTACCCCGTGTGGACCAACCCAATCAAGTGGAACACATTACAAAGGCTGCTGGTAGTAACGTATTTCAatctctttgaaatatttgaaacacATTTTAGATACTTTCACCGCATTTTTCACCAGCTTCTTCAAATAAATTTGATGAacatatttcaatctcttttGCTTGTAACATGTATCACTCTTGAGCCAAGAGCTACTTTAAAATTGTAGGTATTTTCCATCACATATTGTAACCTGTTCAAGTCATGAGCACTAGTCTAGTAGCACTACAAATGTGATATTCTATGATCACTGATGTTGTCCCTGCTTCTtcacacaaaaacagaacaaAACTGGCGGGGTGCAAGCAATATGATCGCCAATCTGTCCGAGAAACAGATTGTGCGACCGGATTCCGATCTATTACCCTATTATCATCCAACGCACATCACTACCAACTCCACTATCCATTTTCAGGTTTTGGTTGTGCGATCATCCCCCTTTGGGCAAAGCCTGAATTTGCCCCTTCTGAATATCACGAAGACGAGTGCTGCCATCATGAAGCATCCTTCTAACAGCGGGGCAGCAGGCTGGATTCCGCGTTGATAAGTCCACCGTGGAATAACAGATTGTGCACTGATTGAGGCAAATCTCTGATCCCCTTCATCACCCCTGGCATGGTATGGATGACACTGTTAAATTTGaacaaaaatgacctatagttctaCACAACTAGAGGATGCTTATTAGTAGTCAAAATACTAAGCTTCTGTCCTTTTGTCTATGCACTGGAAGAATCACGAGTTGGTTTGGCACTACAATGTAAAGGCGGGTACTACCAACGTATCAATACAACAGACCCACTATTGCGTTTTGTCGCAATAAAAGCTAATAttccctccattccaaaataagtgtcttaagcttagtacaactttgtactagagctagtataaagttgagacagttattttgggacggagggagtaagatATTATATGTACCTGAACAGATTCCTGACAGACCCCCAAAACGATGTTTTCTTCCTTGCCGAAGAATGATAGCTTCCGTCTCTCAAGTTTCCTCGGTCTATAGTTTCTGGTTAAGCCAAAAGGTTAGGCAGCAAAAAGATGCTAACTGCAATTAACTCAGAAACAGTACGATGTACCATCACTAGGAACTGAAATGCCCCGAGTTCCCTTTAGCGCGGCAAGATCTTCAACAAGTGAACGTGCCTGGTCACTGCATAAATAATAAACACAATGAGGAAGTAACACAACAAAAATGACTATGGTGTTAACAATAGAAAAACTAACAAGCAATGCTACTGATTTTCCGTTCAGCCTCCCTGAAGGACCACTATGAGTAGCAGCAGCCTTACAGTTGACAACCGGTAATGCCAACAAAGAGCAAACAACAAAAGGAGGACAGGGAAGGTCAGATGAAATATAAGAACTGTCATATCATGGTTGTTGTTTGTTGAGCCCTGCAATCAAGCATGTCCAATTTGGTTCACTTTTTGAACAAGAAATCAGCTAGTTCTTAAAACTTTTGGAAATTAATATTTAAGTGATGGTTTTGGTAATAGCTATCAACTCATCAGAGTAAACACAAGTCAGCAGCTCGCATGCTGTTAGAAAACACTGGCAATTCACACCTGATATTCCTTGGGATCTTCACCTTTACCACAAAGTTGTGATCGCCTCTATGGTTAGGCCTCTTAATGTCCGGAACTCCCAGTTGCGCAAACTTCAGCTTCTCCCCAGGCTGAGTTCCAGGAGGAATATAAAGATCCTTCAATCCCTCTATTGTCTCAACCTGAAATAACAAGGTTGCTTTCTCGATTAAGCTTAAGTGGGAGTCTTTTACAAACGAGAATATTAGCAGCGTGATGGAATTAACAAAGGATATACTTCAGTTATAAGACAACAGGTACGTTTTGTGTGATCTAACTCGAGGGCAACGATTACGTGTCAAAAATGGTTTCGAGCTTTCGAGTTTTGACAGCTTACCTTCACCGTTGTTCCTAAAATTGCATCAGTGTAATCAATCGTGACATCTGAACACAGATTGAGACCTTCTCTGTGGATGCCTTGTTTTTCTTCAACACGAACAAATATATACAAGTCACCACTTACACCCCTGCATGATAAGATAGAAATggataacaataataataacaatatctTTTCCCAGTAAGTGGACCCTAATAAACTTAACTGAAATGCGAATAATGTTCCATTCAGGCTGTATTAATCTACTGAAAGTATACAAATTGACAAGTATAAGCCAATTGACAGAAATTTCAGTATGGGTAGCCTAGGAATAGCTTTGACCAAGTAACATGTTTAAATTAAAAATGCGGAAAAGTACATAAGAGGTTCATGAATTTACATAATAATGTATTAATTGCCCAGTGCTTGCCTTTTCTTATCAAAACTACCTCCTCCGGTAAGTCGAATGGCTGAGCCATCCTCAATACCTCCCGGTATGTCTACTTTTATACTTCGTTCAACTTGGACTTTGCCTGAACCATAACAGCTTGTGCAATGTTCAGTAATTATCTTCCCACTACCACCACAATTTAAGCAAGAAGATATCTGCAGAATGTAACAGCAAGATGTACTAATTTAAAGTGTCATACATCAAAAGATACTAACTAAAGTGTATCATTCTGAACTTCAGGAAAGAGAGGACTTTGCTAAGCATGCCAGCCAGTAAACAGTGATAAACAGACCAAATTATGTGGTAAGTGCACCGAACAATGGATTATGAATATTTTAAACGTTTAAAAAATTATTGCATATAAGATTTTGTTGTTCATACACTAATAAGAGTTTATGCATGTCCATAAGACAAGAGTATCCCAAGCTAGTTAACTGAGCAGAATCTAACACTTGATATACAGCAGTTTTCTGCAATAGATATCTCTTCTCCCATATTCAATGAAATACAGAGAGTCCAACAGCAACTCCCACATTCAATGAACAGTAACCCTAGTGGcccaacagaaaataaaattctAGAGAGGAAAACTTCCTTGAACAGACAATTTGTATATTTTAGACTCTAATAAAGGTGCACTAAATTTGCAAAAGCCATGTAGTAAACTAAGTAAGCCAGTCTTGAACACAAGTTACACAATGACAGGAAACACAACGTTCCAGTAGAATGTCTAGGTAACCTGAGATACTATACCAAAAGGTGTCCTCTGAGATTTCATCGACCTGCCTTGACCTCTGCATTGTGTACATTCTGTTATGCTATTGCTAGATTTAGCTCCAGATCCATGGCAAGCGCCACATGTTTCATGTCGAGAAATATTGATCTCCCGTTTAACTCCAAGGATTGATTCTTCAAAAGGAAGGAGAAGATCACAGCTGTAATACAGATAAAAGGGCGTAAACATCTAACCAAGAATTAATTTTCCCTGCTCTAATGGGAGGCTGAAATTATTTACTGAATATCAAGTCCCCTGTTATCCTTGACATTTGAACTGTAATGAAATCGCCCTGGACCCATGCTATCTCCAAAGAACTTGTTAGAACTACCAAAGAATGCATTGAAGAGTTCATATGGATCAACctgcaaaagaaaacaaaaggccAAAGATCATGTTACATTAGCTTTGTTCGATTGAGACCATCCATGTGAAGCGGCTTGTTAGTTAGGATGCAGGATGTACACAACATACAGCTATTTGCAAGATAATCACACATAAATGAGAATCGCATGCTGttgctgtttttttttcttcattGCATTACATCCTATGGATAACTTTGTACTCTGTTGGATAGATTCACTAGCTTGATTTTTAAATTATGTTTTTACTTGGCGTTTATCTGTATATTCTTTCTACGGGTCTCTTGTAAATACTAGTGCACATATCCTGTAAACCCTTTTCATTATTAATAATATATGCTTTCAGCGCCTCCTCTACAGTTCTCTATCAAAATAACTCTGTACTTCCtttgtcacggtttagaagacacagttaaatttacgtgcgtttccacaatagacaaggtttaaggcgccgACGCAATTGCTCCTACTAATTAGTACTACTCATATATGCATGTGCCGTGTTAATTTCTCAGCTCATTAGGCGCATGAGTATTGTTGATGCTATTTTTCAGCCCATCTCACAGCCAATCGATAACTACCTAGGTTCCAGAGATTTTTCaagcacgccttctaaaccgtgacagagggagtagtttgtTTAGTTCAGCTGTTAATGCAATTATTATAGCAGAGTTCGCTAGTCCTTTTTCAGAGAAAATAGAATCACATGCCAATGTATATAATAGTGAATATAGAATGTATATGGAGGGTAAAGTGAGAAACATTTTTACAATTCAAACCATAATAATTTCACGATCGAGCCTATCTAACTGCTATTACATTAATTGTTAAACATGAAATCCAATTTAGACAACAATTGTTGGTGTAAGTTGAAGAATATAATTAGCAAGCGAAAACAAATCTAGTAGTAGAAAAATAAACTTATACCCCAAATTAGGAAAATAGCTGATTGAAAGCAAAACCATCACTTGGGTTTTCAATAAGTAAATACCCCATGTGCACTGAAATCTCCACCTCCATAATCTGCATGAAGTCCTGTTTCTCCAAACCGATCATACAAAGATCTTTTTTCTTTGTCCGACAGAACCTAAAAGAGGCTACAGCATAAGTGAATCACATAAAAGAGTAGTCATCTGATAACATTGTCAAACATCACAGATTGGAAGTATATGGTCATCTAAGACTCTTTGATTACAGCACAATTATAATATAGTATATTACTTAGATTTTGACTCAATGATGTCACTGATAAAAAGGAACCAGTAAGTACAAGGGTAACCCTTAGTGTTAACCCCATGACACAGTGGATTAGCAGTGTAGTAACTAGCAAGGGTACACGCACAAACTAAAGGTTAGGAATAGTTTCAACCTGGCCCTCATTAGATCGAGTTTCATCTATAGCAGATAAAGGAAAAAATAATTTTACATCTGCACAGTAAAAGAAAACAACAGAGACACAGAAAACATAGCATTGTAAGTAAAAGGTTTTTTAAGTGGCTTCATGAAATTGCTGCAACTATTCCAGTATAGCATATCTCCAAGATGCAGAGAATATAACTTCATCGGGCTACAGTGCACATAAAGTGCAGCACACTGTAAAAAATTGGGTCACTTTACTACAAAGAGTAAAATAATAACTAAATATCGGTATAATAGTCTAACACTCAGCATATACCTAGCACTTCAGCAGAGACCAGAGATCAGACAATACCTCGTATGCAGCACTTATCTCCTTAAATTTTTCTTCTGCCCCAGGGCTCTTGTTCATATCTGGGTGGTACTGAAATACAAAACAAACCAAGAAAGTGTTTTCTTCATGGTCTATAGCTCTACATGGGTGGAATCTTGGAAATCAACACCCATGTGAT includes:
- the LOC123449278 gene encoding uncharacterized protein LOC123449278, producing MRPRPPLHRIQRRRIPAACSCLLLLLALLVVPTAAAAKSSGRPITDKEIRENKAACYTDVENGLWGFACRSSTVEKENCVLRCLSPECYNLIYGGDPLEEGELDYVRGHEYKYCMHKVSLGESLDGVKGSFSYS
- the LOC123449277 gene encoding chaperone protein DnaJ isoform X2, giving the protein MAAALYLPANPNPLPNPTSTLRQPLPRPSTSGELHFRPRLVPRRARARTHLPAAFGREPPAAAAAERAGRDHYATLNVRRDATLKEVKSAYRTLARKYHPDMNKSPGAEEKFKEISAAYEVLSDKEKRSLYDRFGETGLHADYGGGDFSAHGVDPYELFNAFFGSSNKFFGDSMGPGRFHYSSNVKDNRGLDIHCDLLLPFEESILGVKREINISRHETCGACHGSGAKSSNSITECTQCRGQGRSMKSQRTPFGIVSQISSCLNCGGSGKIITEHCTSCYGSGKVQVERSIKVDIPGGIEDGSAIRLTGGGSFDKKRGVSGDLYIFVRVEEKQGIHREGLNLCSDVTIDYTDAILGTTVKVETIEGLKDLYIPPGTQPGEKLKFAQLGVPDIKRPNHRGDHNFVVKVKIPRNISDQARSLVEDLAALKGTRGISVPSDDRGNLRDGSYHSSARKKTSFWGSVRNLFRGDEGDQRFASISAQSVIPRWTYQRGIQPAAPLLEGCFMMAALVFVIFRRGKFRLCPKGDDRTTKT
- the LOC123449277 gene encoding chaperone protein DnaJ isoform X1 translates to MAAALYLPANPNPLPNPTSTLRQPLPRPSTSGELHFRPRLVPRRARARTHLPAAFGREPPAAAAAERAGRDHYATLNVRRDATLKEVKSAYRTLARKYHPDMNKSPGAEEKFKEISAAYEVLSDKEKRSLYDRFGETGLHADYGGGDFSAHGVDPYELFNAFFGSSNKFFGDSMGPGRFHYSSNVKDNRGLDIHCDLLLPFEESILGVKREINISRHETCGACHGSGAKSSNSITECTQCRGQGRSMKSQRTPFGIVSQISSCLNCGGSGKIITEHCTSCYGSGKVQVERSIKVDIPGGIEDGSAIRLTGGGSFDKKRGVSGDLYIFVRVEEKQGIHREGLNLCSDVTIDYTDAILGTTVKVETIEGLKDLYIPPGTQPGEKLKFAQLGVPDIKRPNHRGDHNFVVKVKIPRNISDQARSLVEDLAALKGTRGISVPSDETIDRGNLRDGSYHSSARKKTSFWGSVRNLFRGDEGDQRFASISAQSVIPRWTYQRGIQPAAPLLEGCFMMAALVFVIFRRGKFRLCPKGDDRTTKT
- the LOC123449277 gene encoding chaperone protein DnaJ isoform X3, with the protein product MAAALYLPANPNPLPNPTSTLRQPLPRPSTSGELHFRPRLVPRRARARTHLPAAFGREPPAAAAAERAGRDHYATLNVRRDATLKEVKSAYRTLARKYHPDMNKSPGAEEKFKEISAAYEVLSDKEKRSLYDRFGETGLHADYGGGDFSAHGVDPYELFNAFFGSSNKFFGDSMGPGRFHYSSNVKDNRGLDIHCDLLLPFEESILGVKREINISRHETCGACHGSGAKSSNSITECTQCRGQGRSMKSQRTPFGIVSQISSCLNCGGSGKIITEHCTSCYGSGKVQVERSIKVDIPGGIEDGSAIRLTGGGSFDKKRGVSGDLYIFVRVEEKQGIHREGLNLCSDVTIDYTDAILGTTVKVETIEGLKDLYIPPGTQPGEKLKFAQLGVPDIKRPNHRGDHNFVVKVKIPRNIRLLLLIVVLQGG